ATTTCAGCATTAAAGAAAAAACCTTTACTTTTCCGCCATTACAAAGGACATTCATGCGCACGTACTTCACGTGGCGAAGTTGACTCTTAAACACGATACAGTACTGAGTAAATCATTATCACAGCATTATTTCGCTTTTTggacaatattaaatattaagagctatttacaataaaaagaaaatcgCATTCTTCACAGATAGTGTGGCCTAATAATAACTTCCCTCAGTCAACACTTTCTTCAGTATTTCTAATCACATTTTGACTAACGAAATACGGAAATTATACTTGTAATTTGCATCactgaaaaaaattctgtactaaTGAGTTTAGATACGGACTGTCCACACAATATTATTTAGACAGGGCACTACTCGCAAAATAGATATAATGGTTAACTCTAGCCAGCAAGCTCTTTCGTTGTCAACGCGCCTTGTGACTTGTATTCATTCACTTAGCAATCCAAAATGGGAACttactaaatataaataagtaaCACAGACGCATAATCTACTTCGAAAGCTTAAATAACAGGAAATACGCTGAAGTTTTAGTAATGCTAAAAAAGgatatacttaaatataatttttcgaaAACTTCAAATGAATAATGCATTACAAAACGCCAACCAATAACGTTGGAATAACAGACAGTTAAAGTCAAGAAAAAATACTAACAATGTAATTGACAAGATTTCTTGCCTAAGAACGCGTTTCTTAAATAAGCACAAATGTCTTAGGAATTATAATTTCTGGCTTGGTTTGGTACGAAGGATTTAAGGACAAGAATGAAAGAACACTTTCAAAGAAAATATCCCGACCGTGACACACGCGTTCCGAAACAATCATAGCCGTGTTCGTAGCCGCGTTCGAATTGGCAGATCTGCAGGCATTTTTGAATTAgtagtaaaatacaaaataatcaaTTTAACTAACAACTATATTGCCAGATTGTTTCACACATAAAAACGGAATTGtgatttgaaaataataaattaattgataaattttaatgAACTATAATTTACTTAAGAACAGTTTCAGGGCAACTAATAAGTATAATTGTAAGACTGCAGATGACAGTTTGAAGGTTGGTACGGCCTGAAGGAAGCGCGCGCGGCCTACTGGTGCACCGCGGCGCCTATGCGCTGGCCGTACAGCGAGTAGGGCGAGTAGTACGGCCCCAGCGCGGTGGGGTTGAAGGCGCTGAAGGGAGACGCGGCCAGGGACGCCGGCAGGCCGGGCTTGGAGTACGGGTGGTACCTGGACGCCGACAGCGGGCTGAGCGGCGGGTTGGGGTAGGCGCGGTGCAGGAACGAGTGCGGCGCCAGCAGCGACATGggcgaggcggcggcggcggcggcagcggCGGCGGCGTCCGCCGAGAGGCTGGTGTGCGTGCGCAGGTGCTGCAGCAGCTCGTCGGAGGCGGCGAAGCGCTTGCCGCAGTACGAGTCGCCGGCGATCCAGTTGCAGACGTAGGGGCGGGCGAGGTGCGGGTAGCCGAGCGGCGGCGGCACGAGGCCCGACAGCGCGGCGGCCAGGCCGTACTTCTGGTGGTCGCACTGCGTGCAGCCGCTGGGGCAGGAGGCGGCGGCCAGCTGCTGGTGGTGCACGCTGAACTGGCAGCCGGCGCAGTACGGGTCCTTGCACACGGGCACCAGCGCCTCGCCGCCGGACGCCGTCTTGACGCGCGCGTAGCTGACGTAGGGCGTGGCGGCGGGGGCGGTGGGGTAGCCGGCGGCGGCCAGCATGGCGGCGTGGTGGTGCGAGAAGGCGCCGGCGAAGGGCGGCCGGAAGGCGGGGTTGGCGGGGTCCAGGCCCGGGGGACAGCCCGAGCAGAGCGCGCCCAGCCCCAGGGGCTTGTAGGACGGCGAGGCGCCCAGCGGCAGGTCCTTGGGGTGTCCCTGCAGCACCTCGAGCCCCGAGCGCACGATGGGCGAGGCGGGCTTGTCGGCGGCGGGCGGCGCCTTGTCGGCGGGCGCCGGCGTCGTGGCCTGGGGCGACGCCGACTTGCGGCTGGACGCGCGCGACGGCGGCGACGACTTCTTGTCCTCGTCGTTGTGCGCCGAGTTGGCCTTGGACGGCGGCCGCGGCTCGGGCGACTTCTTCGTCAGCACGTTGGCCTCGTAGGGCTTGAAGGCCAGCCGCGGCTCGGGGGGGCTGGCGCGTGGCGGCGGCGCGGGCGCCTTGTCCGCCTTGTGCGCTGGCGGCGAGGAGGCGGCGTCCCCGCCCCCGCCGGACTTCTTGCTGGGCTTCTCCAGCGCCGGGATGAGCGGCTTGGCGCTGGGCGAGTCGGCGCCTATCTGGCTGCAGGTCTGCGCCAGCAGGGCCAGCGGCGACTTCTTCGCGTCCAGCTGCGCACAAGACACGCCACAGTCAGCATCGCCAGCAAGCTACTACCACACAGTTCCTACTACTCTCACCTCGATTACTTCATTATCTACATTTCTCTTTGAGAAAACGTGCAAGTTACAGTTAACTAcgactgcaataaaaaaaatgcataatacaTGGATATGAAACGTTTATTGTACCAAATAATTTAGCTATTTATTCTAGTCGTAAGTTaagttgaaatttaatttattttatgaatgacgaaattaacgattaatttttctgaaaataCTTGTTTAAAGCAATACGTTTTCTTACATACTAttaccataattatttttttacacaattaatGAAAACAAACAATGACAAACAATATTCTGCTTGAAATACGCTAAACTTGTGCATTACGGACCCTCGGCCCAGAGTCTCCGCCAAAAGAAATGACGATCATATCTTGAGACTTGCATACAAAAAATAACTAAGATCATTAAATGCCAACGTAAACactttcaaattttaattgttaaaatattgGTAAGAAAAGGATGAGGGAAAAACGCGTGGGCTACTTCGCTAACAGAACTGAGAGGTTCGTCGACTCAACTTACCGTGGTAGGCAGCGGCGAGAGGTAATCAGGTTGGAGGTACTGATTGCTTCCTGTGGTGAGCATACCTCCACCACCTTCCAGAACCACCATTTGTGACGACGTTTGCTCACTAAGCACTTTCACACCACACAAAGACAAATGAATATTACAACGATGTTTACAAGATCACGAGAGACGCGGGAATAACTACACGGAAGAAACGATCTGTCCGTACCGGCACTCGGGTTAAATGTTCTTACGTAAACGAAATAATTGAAACTTTTTCTTAAGATAAGTTTGATTTTTCACACAACAGAAATCAGAGAAGCACTCGACCACACAATGACTACTCCGTACGACCGCTCGACTCTCTCTGAAGGTGCCGCAAGTGTCACCCCTCCGCGGGAGCGAGCGCGCTGCCGGAGCGCCATCTACCTTCCCCTCCTTTCATCCCCTCCACCCAGTCACTCGCGCCCCACCACGCTAAACTCCCCCTCCCTCGCCGAGCTTCCCactctttttttccccttctccaTTCCTCTTTGCCCGCTTTCGAACTTCGCGATGACGCAGCGCTAATACCACCACGTTTCATGCTGTCAGCTTTTACCACCCATGGCGCTAGTGATGATGACAGCCCCCTGTTGGAGCTTTGAGCCGCGCGCCGCCGCCATCTTCCCCTCTTCCAACTACTTCCCCTCCTCCATTCCTTCACCTCCCGGCGCCGAGCCTAACTAACCCATGGCATCGCCGCCGCCAAACACGCTCCTGCCAGACCACTACCTACGCCTTTTCTTTCGCCTGCCGCCATTGTTCCCGTCATTCGACTTAATCAGCGGTCGGACGAAGAAGAAACCGCTGACCCGGAAGAGGGGCTGAACTCTGAAGAGATGCGCCCATGTGGCAAGAAAGTCGAGTGAACGACCAAGAGCATCTGCTTTCAAATCGGTGCTTCATTAATAAATGATAAAAGTGTGTGCTAAAcgttaaaatataaagaaaagatttctttttattgtttgtgtaatTCAGGGGTTTGTAAATACTTTCACTGGAAGTATTCAACGCTGTAAACGTTAATGTAATATTGCTACAAAACATTAGACGTTTTAGTAAGGTAaagttatatatatgtgtatatatatatatacacatatatataagaaaaaataaaatatttttcatttgaatAACCTGACTCTCCAAGTAAAGGGGATCTGTTTTTCATACAATACACAAagtatagctatatatatatatatgtatgtatagctatatatatatatatatagctatactTTGTGTATTGTATGAAAAACAGATCCCCTTTACTTGGAGAGTCAGGTTattcaaatgaaaaatattttattttttcttatatatatgtgtatatatatatatacacatatatataacttTACCTTACTAAAACGTCTAATGTTTTGTAGCAATATTACATTAACGTTTACAGCGTTGAATACTTCCATTGAAAGTATTTACAAACCCCTGAattacacaaacaataaaaagaaatcttttctttatattttaacgTTTAGCACACACTTTTATCATTTATTAATGAAGCACCGATTTGAAAGCAGATGCTCTTGGCCGTTCACTCGACTTTCTTGCCACATGGGCGCATCTCTTCAGAGTTCAGCCCCTCTTCCGGGTCAGCGGTTTCTTCTTCGTCCGACCGCTGATTAAGTCGAATGACGGGAACAATGGCGGCAGGCGAAAGAAAAGGCGTAGGTAGTGGTCTGGCAGGAGCGTGTTTGGCGGCGGCGATGCCATGGGTTagttaggtatatatatatatatatatatatatatatatatatatatatatatatatatatatatagctatactTTGTGTATTGTATGAAAAACAGATCCACTTTACTTGGAGAGTCAGGTTCttcaaatgaaaaatattttattttttcttgatcACAACGGAGCAAGCAGACCTTACTCTTAGTGGACATGTTTTAAGCCAAACGgggtttattataaaattaatgaagAGACAAGTGGACAGCAAATATAGACAAAACACTAATTTTGTAAGTGCACTGCAAGTTTTATTAACACTATTTTACAACTTAACGTACTGTTACCATTTATATAATGTTGTGgcgagaactgggttcgtaaggtataGCCGAATTAGGttttattgcacagttttattgtttaataatattcacattactaataaataatcttaattaAAAGTACCGAATAATCATTAAcacgcacttaaaaatgttgtccTCATGTCACTCTGTGTTTGTCAAGTTCCACCGTCCGCACTCCGCActgctcactgggccgcactcctcgcggaactctatCGCCAAAGACCTGTCGCCGAACTCACTGCGGAATATCGTCGTGGGACTCCGTCGCCAAACTCTCACCGCATCCGCGGCACTCAATGGTCCTCACCGTCGCGAGACTCTGTCGCCCCAAGAACACTGTCGCTGAGGCAGGTGTCACTGCTTAAGTcgtctgtggcgcccttctagaactgcCGGGAGCAGCTGGGGTGAATCGCATCGTCACGCACCAACCCGACGTCCGAAAGCGTTGAGATTAGCATCGCTCGTTCACGCGGCGGCTcgcggaatttccaaggccgctcGGCGGTATTTAGTGGCGGCGTGGCAGGACGATGGGTGGGGTGTGTAGGGGGGAGGtagtagcgacgacccttgttgTCCTGCCAGGCACGCGTGGTGTGCCTTACGTCAGTGGGCCGCGCGTGAcacggcgtgtgacgtcagtgcccatgtggggccgccagccagctccgaacctggcgcgcgtcgcggccctGCCTGTGTTCGTAACATttccccctccttaaacctgttcgctCCGAACAGGTAACGCCTCTCCTGCTGGGTGTTCCCGTGCTACTCGATGCTTAGGCCGCCTGCCTTTCCTCCGTCGCGGGCTGTACAGCCTCACCAGATATGCCTCTCTCGCAGCAGATGTAGCTTCTAtcgtcacccggcgacacttctgcggcGCAGATGCAGCAGGtggttcagccagctgcccgagccGTGCCAACCGTGGTGCGGCGGGCATGTtactcattgttcattcattttAAATCAGAACATTATCAGTGCCTACGAATACATTGCGTTATGTCTATGTAGTCTATTGGcaaaatctgttgcactataactcaatgataaggaaatatttgcagaactacaaaatcagtcaAGAAACATGCTCTTTCACGTCTAATCTATATGTatatgatataaaattaattaaaaactaatttactaTAATCGATCCTACGTTTGATATTTACTAAAAGATTTCTATATggtttgagtatttcaacagtgagtaatatttaatgttaattaatcaatattgattaattgataattatttatatctcgacctgttatttttaagtaattaataatttttgttaatttatgtttatttatttatttctatttgaaaccaatttataataattatataaaagttAGAATTCTAAAATGTTTGAGAAAGAAATAGGTTTAAGCCAAAATTCCCGATAtgtgttatcttgttattaaattgttaaaattgttttgctgaGTAGAT
Above is a genomic segment from Bacillus rossius redtenbacheri isolate Brsri chromosome 7, Brsri_v3, whole genome shotgun sequence containing:
- the LOC134533689 gene encoding zinc finger protein Noc; translated protein: MVVLEGGGGMLTTGSNQYLQPDYLSPLPTTLDAKKSPLALLAQTCSQIGADSPSAKPLIPALEKPSKKSGGGGDAASSPPAHKADKAPAPPPRASPPEPRLAFKPYEANVLTKKSPEPRPPSKANSAHNDEDKKSSPPSRASSRKSASPQATTPAPADKAPPAADKPASPIVRSGLEVLQGHPKDLPLGASPSYKPLGLGALCSGCPPGLDPANPAFRPPFAGAFSHHHAAMLAAAGYPTAPAATPYVSYARVKTASGGEALVPVCKDPYCAGCQFSVHHQQLAAASCPSGCTQCDHQKYGLAAALSGLVPPPLGYPHLARPYVCNWIAGDSYCGKRFAASDELLQHLRTHTSLSADAAAAAAAAAASPMSLLAPHSFLHRAYPNPPLSPLSASRYHPYSKPGLPASLAASPFSAFNPTALGPYYSPYSLYGQRIGAAVHQ